From one Homalodisca vitripennis isolate AUS2020 unplaced genomic scaffold, UT_GWSS_2.1 ScUCBcl_185;HRSCAF=1536, whole genome shotgun sequence genomic stretch:
- the LOC124370441 gene encoding uncharacterized protein LOC124370441 — protein sequence MEWPNELVLDFLQYYENEPVIWNPSHPNHKNRNEIYDAWKRIESKMGNKFSVTELKKKKDSLMASFRTCLKKVKESCKSGAGSDDIYKPNWFAYEIMERFLKDKNLPRETLSSEVAPPPNEEQFQAERNIDLPNLSDNVPSASREEPEQRNEAIVLPACATTSPNYASSSFKPPPRKKSRTAEEIEIKKKMDAAFTTLQSLQPKKEKHLCDIYGELVAAKLKSMDESTREICMHRIDNVLFEMRMVKGPATSGNTYFMQPSPSSSASVNSSPCPDETLTLYTVPSDSNELHALSGTVVVCSDAENSEHPPNVGLENYFSKFK from the exons ATGGAGTGGCCTAATGAGTTGGTGTTGGATTTCTTACAATACTATGAGAATGAACCAGTTATTTGGAACCCTTCTCATCCCaatcacaaaaatagaaatgaaatatacGATGCATGGAAAAGAATCGAAAGCAAGATGGGTAACAAGTTTTCTGTCAccgaattgaaaaagaaaaaagactCTCTGATGGCTTCATTTAGAACGTGTTTGAAAAAGGTTAAGGAAAGCTGTAAAAGTGGAGCCGGATCTGATGATATATACAAACCAAATTGGTTTGCTTATGAAATCATGGAAAGATTTCTCAAAGATAAGAACCTGCCAAGAGAGACACTTAGTTCagag GTGGCTCCACCTCCAAATGAAGAGCAATTCCAAGCCGAAAGGAACATAGATTTGCCAAATTTATCAGATAATGTACCATCTGCCAGCAGGGAAGAGCCTGAACAAAGAAACGAAG CTATTGTTCTACCTGCTTGTGCCACAACTTCGCCTAACTATGCCTCATCTTCCTTTAAACCTCCACCACGAAAAAAGTCCAGAACAGCTGAAGaaattgagataaaaaagaaGATGGATGCTGCGTTTACtactttacaatcacttcaaccaaaaaaagaaaaacacttatGTGACATATACGGCGAATTAGTTGCGGCAAAATTAAAATCGATGGACGAGTCTACAAGGGAAATATGTATGCACCGGATTGACAACGTTCTTTTTGAAATGAGAATGGTGAAAGGACCTGCAACATCGGGCAACACCTACTTCATGCAACCATCACCTTCCTCGTCAGCTTCTGTAAATTCATCCCCATGTCCTGATGAAACTTTAACATTGTACACAGTTCCAAGTGATTCCAACGAATTACATGCTCTCTCTGGAACTGTTGTAGTATGTTCTGATGCTGAAAATAGTGAACATCCTCCAAATGTTGGACTTGaaaactacttttccaaatttaaataa